ATAATTTACAGGCAGTAATTGGGAAGCGGGAATAGAACTCTATTTCCGAAACTCTAATATATTGCCGAGTGTTGCTATGAGATATATTATTCATTAATGGTTGTGGTAAGGTGAGGGCGAGCGAGAGGACAACGTTTGAAACAAGATGGGGTGAAAAACAGGCGGAAATCTTAAAAGTTATCTCGAGAAACGGCGTCGTCCCCCTTCTTCTCAACATAGAAAAAAGTCCAAAGAGTTTTTCTCAGTTGATGTTTGAAACCCATTTGAACCCAAGCATTCTTAATAGGCACTTAAAATCTTTAATATCATTGCAAATTGTCGAGAAAAGTGCAAGCAGTTATGCATTGACTGAGAAGGGCAAAAAGCTTGTTTCAATTCTTGAAAAATTTATTATAATTGTTGAGTAATTTTTTCTTTTTTTATTGTAATCAGATTTGAATTGCACATCTCAGGTGGGGCGCGCTGTGAATTTTGAGGGAGTAAACTACCCCCAGCTAACGCAGGGGGCTTTCCATCAGAGGTTGAGTAAGATGCACAGCACCACTCAAATCCCCTTCATCTGGACGAACGAGCAGGTTTACAGCTACTCTCCTCCTGGAAATCTGGACAAAACAAGAGTTGGTGAGACCTTGAGATGTCCGCTCCAGGAGAGATTTTACAGCGATAGCCAGCGAGGCTTTTCTATCACTGTTCACAACCATACCACACTTCTTACACCTATACAAGGCATAGTTTCTAGAATCGTGTCCGCTATTCACTGCACCGCAGTGTGGACACCACTTCGAAGTGTGGTAAGCATCAACTTCTTGAAAAGGAACTCCGTATTTAAGACAGTTACTCTTAAGAAAATCTCTGAATTGTGCGTAAGGAATTCTGTTAATCTTCTTTCTTCCATTCTTTCCAACTTCACCTTTTGTAGCCCTAAGCCTGAGTTTTTCAATGGCGATAGAAGCATTATATTTAAGAGCAAGATTCACAATCACCTTAGCAATCTGCCCGCTTCTTGTCTTAACAAAGTTTCTCTGTTTGCGTTTAAGTCTTCTAAGGTATTTCTTGGCCTTTTCAGAGCCTTTATCAGCATGATGTTGGAGTTTACTTCTTCTCTCCTCATACTTTCTCTGCCTAACAGCTACATCTCTGCCAAAGTAAAGCTGTTTAACCACCTTAGATGTCTGGCTGTCGAAAACCGTTACAGCAGCAAGAGTAGTAGAACCAATATCAACCCCCACAACATACCTTCTATCGTTAACTGGTTCAGGGTATTCCTTTTCAATAGAAACAGCAATCTTGCCGTTAAGCAAACAAATAGATTTGGTTTCCCACCCACCCTTAAGGAAATCTTTGAATCTATTGTATCCATTATCACGCTTGATAGGAATTACAAAGCTCTTGCGAGGAGAATAAGTTATTCTAAAGCAAGGTGTGCATCTTTCAGTTTCAAAGAACTTAAACCATCTTTTGTTAAGTCTGATGGAGCATCGCTTAAATCCTTTCTTAATAGTCTTTCTTTTAGCCCAAACATCCTTACGGGCTTCTTGAACAACGTCAGATGGAAGGAAGGAGGTTTTGCGTATGTTTGAGTATGTTAAATGGTGTAACTCCGTAGAGGATTTGGCGTTCGGTAAGTATTCAAGAGTAAGGTTGAGGACTCTAAGGTATTCGTCAAAGAAGCTGTTGAGAATTTGTCGTTTATTGGCAGTTAAAGGCAAACAGTTAAGCAACACAGTCTTTCTCAAGGCCTCACCGATATCCAGATTCTTTCAAAATAGTGATGGACTCGGCGGGATTTGAACCCGCGGCCTCTGCCTTGCGAAGGCAGCGCTCTGCCCCTGAGCTACGAGCCCGCTCACACAAAAACGCATGCAGCAAGCCCCTTACAACGTTCGAGATGTTATACCCCTCGCTCTTTAGAGCCTCGACCATCCGCCTATCGAGGTAGAGTGTTGTTCGGTATAGCTCGCCGTCATGCGGTTTTTGTTGATTGGTGCTTTGCATAATTTATGCAACCTTGCATAACCTTATCTTATTTAGGGCTTGTGGGAGGTCTTGAGCCTTGCCAACCACAGCACCCAACCCCGTTATGCACTATGCCTATTTAGTCTTTCTCATTTTTGGAAAAGTTTGCAGAAATGAGATAACGCTAACGGCACACCTCTGGCTCCTTGAGCACACACCCACTGTTGTAAAAGCGACAGTGCTCACATGGCTTTGAGCCATATCGCTCCTTGAGGAACAGATGTATCGGGGTGCTGGAATAGGTAGAGCTTCATCTATCAGCCTCCCTCCTCAGCTCTCTCAGCAAAGACAAAAGTTCCATCTGGAGCCTCTCACACTGTGCCCTATCCATGCGAATGGCCCACCTGCACAGCACGAGAGCCTGAGATATAGCACCATACGCATGTGGCACAAGCTCCCCTATCTCTCCTTCTAATTGTTCTATCTTCCTTTCTGCAACCCTTGTGGGGTCTATCTCTGATTTAGCCAGCAGCTCTGCAATCAACCTGCCATAGGTCTTAACCCCTGTGGCAGCCTTTAACCTTGAGAGCTCATCATACAGGTATGAGGGGATTTTGATAGCCTTATACTCTTTTTCTACCTGAGTAGAATTTTCTACCTTTTTTCGGAGGTGATGTTCTACCATTCTCCTTCTCTCCTCCTTTTTCATCCTTCTATCCACTAACCGTGATACTATACTACTACACTAATGGCTAAAGCGCATCGTGATAGCCACCATTGCCATCATCGGGGGGCTGCTTGGCATAGACACATCAGGGATATTGCATTGAGGTGGTGGCATGGCACAGGCTAAAATCTGTGTGGGAAAGAAGAGGAGAAGGTGCAAGACCATCCAGCTCAAGAGCGGTGCCTTCCCACAGGGTGCCTTCTCAAGCATTGAGAGGCTGCTCAAGGTGGCAAGGAGGATGGTGAGAAGGGACGGCTATGCCACCACCATAAGGCGGCTGAACCTCTTGAGGGTGTGGAACAAGAGCAGAAACCCCACCCTCGCAAGGCGGTGTGAGAGGGTGATGGAGAGGCTTAAGGCAGAGCACGAGGGCTGATAAAGTTCTTCTAATCCAATGCATCAGTTCCACTGGGAGGCTATTGAGAGAGTGAAGAAAAGAACAGATGAGCCCACTATTGATGCCATCATAGATGTAGCTGAGATAGTAAAGACACACAATAAAATCATCAGAAAGTATGGTGGGGAGAAGGGCATACTCAACAGAAGTGAGCTTGAGTTTGCCACTGGATGGGTAAGGAGCCACCCCAAGAAAAGTGTTATCTGGAAGGCTGCCATTCTCATAAGGGGCATAGTATGTGGTCATCCCTTTGTGGACGGCAACAAGAGAACTGGGCTGGCAATCACTGAGGCACTTCTTGATTGCTATGGCTATGAGCTGGTTGCCCCCTCGGATGAGGTGAAAGAGTTTGTTCTTTCTGTCGCCATAGAGGGGTGGTCTGTGGATAGGATTGTGGCATGGCTAAAAGCCAATGTAGCCAAGAAAAGGTAGATATAGAGGGGAATGGAAAAAGAGTATGATGGCCGAGAAGATTGAGCTAAAAAAAGAGGAGGAGCTGAGAAGGCTCTGGAGAAGAACCGTGGATGAGTGTTTGAAGAAAAGAGACGCACTCATGAAGGAGCTTGCGAAGCTGTGAGCATGAAGAAAGTAAAGCTCAACAGTCCAGAACCTTGAGAAGCTGCCAGAGGGGGAGTGGGTCAGGGTGGAAAAGTTCCAGCCTAAGGTTTAGACCTGTTTTTGTGGATGAGGTGCCCAAGAACGCTAAAACCCCCATCAAAAAGCCCTAACCCTTTGCGTCTATCGTTTTTGCCATCTCACTGAGAGCACTCAGAGCCCCTCACAACAAGGGGGCAGGTATGTTAGCACCTAAAGACCCCTAAACATGCCCTGTAGGGTGAATAAGGGGGTGGGTGTTAGCGCTTGAGGTTCCCATACTCATCAAAACCCCTGCCATCAAGCACAGCGAGCACATAAGAGGCTATATCTGGATAAACCTCATCGGCTGCTAATATGCTGTTCTGGTAGCTCTCTCCCGATACGCTCTGGGAGCGCCCAGCTATGAAGGTAGCCACATCCTCACTTATGCCCAGCTTGCTCTTTAGCGTCATAACGTTATAGTGCCATTTTCTCAAGCTGTTGGGGTCTGCCCTTGTTGCTGGCACCTTTCTGTTTC
This window of the Methermicoccus shengliensis DSM 18856 genome carries:
- a CDS encoding integrase; protein product: MDRNRKVPATRADPNSLRKWHYNVMTLKSKLGISEDVATFIAGRSQSVSGESYQNSILAADEVYPDIASYVLAVLDGRGFDEYGNLKR
- a CDS encoding RNA-guided endonuclease InsQ/TnpB family protein yields the protein MRKTVLLNCLPLTANKRQILNSFFDEYLRVLNLTLEYLPNAKSSTELHHLTYSNIRKTSFLPSDVVQEARKDVWAKRKTIKKGFKRCSIRLNKRWFKFFETERCTPCFRITYSPRKSFVIPIKRDNGYNRFKDFLKGGWETKSICLLNGKIAVSIEKEYPEPVNDRRYVVGVDIGSTTLAAVTVFDSQTSKVVKQLYFGRDVAVRQRKYEERRSKLQHHADKGSEKAKKYLRRLKRKQRNFVKTRSGQIAKVIVNLALKYNASIAIEKLRLRATKGEVGKNGRKKINRIPYAQFRDFLKSNCLKYGVPFQEVDAYHTSKWCPHCGAVNSGHDSRNYALYRCKKCGMVVNSDRKASLAIAVKSLLERTSQGLTNSCFVQISRRRVAVNLLVRPDEGDLSGAVHLTQPLMESPLR
- a CDS encoding type II toxin-antitoxin system death-on-curing family toxin → MKKRTDEPTIDAIIDVAEIVKTHNKIIRKYGGEKGILNRSELEFATGWVRSHPKKSVIWKAAILIRGIVCGHPFVDGNKRTGLAITEALLDCYGYELVAPSDEVKEFVLSVAIEGWSVDRIVAWLKANVAKKR
- a CDS encoding winged helix-turn-helix domain-containing protein, which codes for MRASERTTFETRWGEKQAEILKVISRNGVVPLLLNIEKSPKSFSQLMFETHLNPSILNRHLKSLISLQIVEKSASSYALTEKGKKLVSILEKFIIIVE